In a genomic window of Zingiber officinale cultivar Zhangliang chromosome 9B, Zo_v1.1, whole genome shotgun sequence:
- the LOC122023860 gene encoding sphingosine kinase 1-like: MANDLAAPSLEEKVRIDGSVAEATLAPDGALRWSSDNGGKWCLTFDSEVLGFETEGARITIRAFVEASKGTASCGSQGGLGRRVRRDYVLDMPTDEAASLWTEKMNAYLDSLGRPKRLFIIVNPYGGKKGALRIFNTEIKPLLVDANVLYSMKETKHQLHAQEIAKTMDLLKYDGIVCVSGDGVLVEVVNGLLQREDWDSAIQVPLGIIPAGTGNGMAKSLLHSVGDLYSVSNATFSVIRGYRRPLDVVTVAQGKTKFFCVLMLTWGLVADIDIESEKYRWMGSARLDFYSLLRILKLRKYHGHIQFVPAPGYETYGEPITQSFCSSGTEFCKDDQGDTVTGSSCGYQGLAMGAYGCEWRCMNGPFIAVSINNVPWAAEDVMPAPNAKFSDGYLDAIIIRDCPKSVLLSLMLKLSDGSYCKSPYVTYFKVKGFRLEPGNRVGNPSKGGIVDSDGEVIARGDYSDCNSGKQEKEHNNLMAYGPPIEMAVDKGLATIFSPRC, encoded by the exons ATGGCGAACGATCTCGCCGCTCCTTCGTTGGAGGAGAAGGTGCGGATCGATGGGTCAGTGGCGGAGGCAACCCTAGCGCCCGACGGGGCGCTGCGCTGGAGCTCCGACAACGGCGGAAAGTGGTGCCTCACCTTCGATTCCGAGGTCCTAGGGTTCGAAACGGAGGGTGCTCGGATCACCATCCGGGCATTCGTGGAGGCGTCCAAGGGGACGGCTTCCTGTGGCTCTCAGGGGGGCCTCGGGAGGCGGGTGAGGAGGGATTATGTTCTCGATATGCCCACCGACGAGGCGGCTTCCTTGTGGACAGAGAAGATGAACGCTTATCTCGATTCTCTGG GACGGCCAAAGCGGTTGTTTATTATTGTAAATCCATATGGAGGAAAGAAAGGTGCACTGAGAATTTTCAATACAGAGATTAAGCCCCTTCTAGTGGATGCTAATGTCCTTTACTCCATGAAag AAACTAAACATCAGCTCCATGCTCAAGAAATTGCTAAGACCATGGATCTTCTAAAATATGACGGAATTGTGTGTGTCAGTGGTGATGGTGTACTCGTGGAG GTAGTTAATGGTTTACTTCAAAGGGAAGACTGGGATAGTGCCATTCAAGTTCCTCTTGGGATAATTCCAGCAG GGACAGGAAATGGTATGGCAAAATCACTTCTACATTCTGTAGGCGATTTATACTCCGTTTCAAATGCCACATTTTCTGTTATTAGAG GTTACAGACGTCCTCTTGATGTGGTCACTGTCGCACAAGGAAAGACTAAATTTTTCTGTGTCTTGATGCTTACTTGGG GCTTGGTAGCTGATATTGATATTGAATCGGAAAAGTACAGGTGGATGGGAAGTGCTCGCTTGGACTTTTAT TCTCTCTTACGCATATTGAAACTGCGAAAGTATCACGGGCATATTCAGTTTGTGCCAGCACCTGGATACGAAACATACGGAGAACCAATAACGCAAAGCTTTTGCAGCAGTGGCACTGAATTTTGCAAAGATGACCAGGGAGATACAGTAACTGGCAGCTCGTGTGGCTACCAAGGCCTAGCAATGGGCGCCTATGGATGTGAATGGAGATGTATGAATGGTCCTTTCATTGCTGTTTCGATCAACAATGTACCATGGGCAGCTGAAGATGTGATGCCAGCACCAAATGCCAAG TTTTCTGATGGCTACTTGGATGCCATAATCATCAGAGATTGTCCAAAGTCAGTCCTCTTGTCGCTGATGCTAAAGCTGAGCGATGGAAGTTACTGCAAGTCGCCATATGTCACGTACTTCAAG GTCAAGGGATTTCGGTTAGAACCAGGAAACAGAGTAGGCAATCCCTCAAAGGGTGGCATTGTCGACTCGGATGGAGAGGTTATAGCAAGGGGAGACTACTCTGATTGCAATAGTGGTAAACAGGAGAAAGAGCATAATAATCTGATGGCTTATGGCCCTCCCATCGAAATGGCAGTGGATAAGGGCTTGGCCACCATCTTCTCACCCAGATGCTGA